From the Alloalcanivorax dieselolei B5 genome, one window contains:
- a CDS encoding class I SAM-dependent methyltransferase: MNTVFTRTDKIHDGPNQTRRPDFPAPLLLCLFLAMLPAMALSGGQREGSTSAQPDAVQQALEGNHRSVANRARDDARKPGETLTFWGFQPDMTVVEVWPGGGWYTEILAPSLRDRGKLIAANFPDDAKPDWRAAMARAYREKLAAHPQVYDQVKIVPFDPPAHPDLAPSGTADMVILSRHFHNFILGGIVDEVLSASRRALRPGGVLAIVQHRAKPDATPEAEQRTGYVREQWLVKKVESAGFILKASSPLNHNPRDSREHEDAVWSLPPSLRTCKQLADPSKQIACREKYTAIGESDRMTLRFIRQ; encoded by the coding sequence ATGAACACTGTTTTCACGCGAACCGACAAGATCCATGACGGCCCCAATCAAACCCGAAGACCGGATTTCCCGGCCCCACTTTTGCTGTGCTTGTTCCTGGCCATGTTGCCAGCCATGGCCCTGTCCGGCGGCCAGCGGGAGGGATCGACATCCGCTCAGCCGGATGCTGTTCAACAGGCCCTGGAAGGCAATCACCGCAGCGTCGCCAACCGGGCCCGCGACGACGCAAGAAAGCCGGGCGAGACGTTGACTTTTTGGGGCTTTCAGCCGGATATGACGGTAGTGGAAGTCTGGCCCGGCGGTGGTTGGTACACCGAGATTCTGGCCCCCAGCTTGCGCGATCGGGGCAAACTGATCGCCGCCAACTTTCCCGATGATGCCAAGCCAGACTGGCGCGCGGCGATGGCCCGGGCATACCGAGAAAAGCTGGCCGCCCATCCACAAGTGTATGACCAGGTGAAGATTGTCCCTTTCGACCCTCCCGCTCATCCCGATCTCGCCCCCTCGGGTACGGCGGACATGGTCATCCTGTCCCGTCACTTTCATAACTTCATCCTCGGCGGCATTGTCGACGAGGTTCTAAGCGCCTCACGGCGGGCCCTGCGCCCCGGTGGTGTTCTCGCCATTGTTCAGCATCGTGCTAAGCCGGACGCGACGCCGGAAGCGGAGCAGCGTACCGGTTATGTACGCGAGCAATGGCTGGTCAAAAAAGTGGAATCGGCCGGGTTCATTCTGAAGGCATCCAGCCCCCTCAATCACAACCCCCGTGACAGCCGCGAGCATGAGGACGCGGTCTGGTCGCTGCCGCCATCCCTGCGTACCTGCAAACAGCTGGCTGACCCGTCAAAACAGATAGCCTGCCGGGAAAAGTACACCGCCATCGGTGAAAGCGACCGAATGACGCTGCGTTTTATCCGTCAGTAA
- a CDS encoding DUF3239 domain-containing protein has translation MNDDSRVGQVGESWNDTFATRAMNMPPDPVHMETYDEYPSKFSPLFFVVIALTVLSAVGSFASYKSGNTTWWLVLLVVTLLLLFALRRFPKPDDLKDIAYENGLLIPAIVIDTQPLTLLALADMRGQEDVDLVWGCLKLPVKQLPHHTIAIDEKVPCVSMFGMPGNGYWSIFQPRPVAWGYDDPALVKKVTESLTVDDVDDVDEWAVLRELKDAMKGAPNNKVIYFDAAFQQTDKP, from the coding sequence ATGAATGATGACAGCCGGGTCGGGCAGGTCGGTGAGTCCTGGAATGATACGTTTGCCACACGGGCCATGAACATGCCGCCGGATCCCGTTCATATGGAGACCTATGACGAATACCCGAGCAAGTTCAGCCCCCTGTTTTTCGTGGTGATCGCCCTTACCGTGCTCTCCGCTGTCGGCAGTTTCGCCTCATACAAGAGTGGCAATACCACTTGGTGGCTGGTCCTGCTGGTGGTAACGTTACTGCTGCTCTTCGCTCTGCGCCGCTTTCCCAAGCCGGACGACCTCAAAGACATCGCTTATGAAAACGGCCTGCTGATCCCCGCCATCGTGATCGACACCCAGCCACTGACCTTGCTGGCCCTGGCCGATATGCGTGGCCAGGAGGATGTGGATCTGGTGTGGGGTTGTCTGAAGCTGCCCGTCAAGCAGCTGCCCCATCACACCATCGCCATTGATGAGAAAGTGCCCTGTGTGTCGATGTTTGGAATGCCGGGGAACGGTTACTGGAGTATTTTCCAGCCTCGCCCGGTGGCCTGGGGTTACGACGATCCGGCCTTGGTGAAAAAGGTGACTGAAAGCCTCACGGTGGACGACGTGGATGATGTGGATGAATGGGCGGTGCTGCGGGAACTCAAGGACGCGATGAAAGGGGCACCGAACAACAAGGTGATCTACTTCGACGCAGCGTTCCAGCAAACGGACAAGCCGTAG
- a CDS encoding Ig-like domain-containing protein, with protein sequence MIRGTFNRTLYGTLVATACATVLTACGGSDGSSMPGNDANDAQRQSLLYAYPDDGQAEVPTMAPVVLRFTSDVSLGDVEQSVTLCCDAEGGNLDYTAETVGPDPRGVILTPAQSLSPLTDYTIAIKKLRLRNGTSADRTLRFTTRPLAEGPRSLVVKDEGFAIDRQMPNGDTNEPVMDFSSFRFQFTQPVDRASARYGDTVVLTDSSGDTVEATLLINGHYMTVDPKPEYLTPGQNYTLSLTNGLTSTFDEAFAGTEISFTPADSSPRGEPAMLVQRITQSGLSRLTGKNINQVPVNGTLLGEDVNVTQASADAVVAELADVTEYPDVTPIRLPRGTKLTGSAIEMVMIGGEVPAGFGSGPVDMRLTSDATGYLVPNPYNVHNRADALRIVHLLMDVGIATEDPRANGGFTQDIMHIELVGVAEVDTDAGVLNLDAVGMVEPNILGQEYGYGLLSFQLQSYKDQMNTPTAPEDKTGPTLQSWTLGTDTITGEDKSLLAKPGDPIILNFDEPIDPQSVEGNVTLYKTVNGGAEEEMPAQVYVDGAAIVVKPEEDLVYSPENSETLYRLEINNQVSDTLGNILTTTLEKSFQLPMLVENKEIIIPPSPSGFLDDFMSSPKSPIVLSVYPGFPCALSENDRDLSMNFAGRCAGGFPGIGEGPSPEFPTPGTEIDNKSKDDIIPVIPLPTNHPIIVQFSKNMDTESINKDTFFVEKLNQDGQVQGTVEGQLEATSRQVKFIPEEPWEEGALYRYTLSSSGYTIAEDSTGARKIYAADNYQCGETSICDTEGLPLQTQPIGETSISYIGPTGEQRDYAVLTTATAYTAGGPPMVQFFRGAPKRNTVIQVLSTQPISDVNGNFYHDFSNIGTANGDPNGLGEYLFNVEEYGPSVLADDSNPDFDPGGLKPAPNSSKILSRYASQPENFGAVKGLNFGCSYTGIPFVTPLTPMECPEHKFAYLISGMVAEVTDVVTDQGLEVKIWPSQVLTTSLNLYARTAFPAFDLPIPGFTGVQILRMRFDEDTSSQYRNRPITGWITEQEGKLIMNASLDLYVDAPSVPETGLPPSNDGNTTNVRSYPISMSLTGGISFMDDGRMVVEQYNTEDVDILIRFHNAKNGTGTGYADTFIPAYGSRLNFLSESMK encoded by the coding sequence ATGATTCGCGGAACCTTTAACCGGACCCTCTACGGGACCTTAGTCGCCACCGCCTGCGCCACCGTCCTCACCGCCTGTGGCGGCAGCGACGGCTCAAGTATGCCCGGCAATGATGCCAACGACGCCCAACGACAGAGCCTGCTCTATGCCTACCCCGATGACGGACAGGCCGAAGTCCCCACCATGGCGCCGGTGGTGCTGCGCTTCACCAGTGACGTGTCACTCGGCGACGTGGAACAGAGCGTCACCCTGTGCTGTGACGCCGAAGGCGGCAACCTGGACTACACCGCCGAAACCGTGGGCCCGGACCCGCGCGGCGTGATCCTCACACCGGCGCAATCGCTGAGCCCGCTCACCGACTACACCATCGCCATCAAGAAACTGCGCCTGCGCAACGGCACCTCCGCCGACCGCACCCTGCGCTTCACCACCCGGCCACTGGCCGAAGGGCCCAGAAGCCTGGTGGTCAAGGACGAAGGCTTCGCCATCGACCGGCAGATGCCCAATGGCGACACCAACGAGCCGGTCATGGATTTCTCCAGCTTCCGGTTCCAGTTCACCCAGCCGGTGGACCGCGCCAGTGCCCGCTACGGCGACACCGTGGTGCTGACCGACAGCAGCGGCGACACCGTGGAAGCCACACTGCTGATCAACGGCCATTACATGACCGTGGACCCGAAACCGGAGTACCTGACACCCGGCCAGAACTACACGCTGAGCCTCACCAACGGCCTCACCAGCACCTTTGATGAAGCCTTCGCCGGCACCGAGATCAGCTTCACCCCAGCGGACTCCTCACCGCGTGGCGAACCGGCCATGCTGGTGCAGCGGATCACCCAGAGCGGCCTGTCCCGCCTCACCGGCAAGAACATCAACCAGGTGCCCGTCAACGGCACCCTGCTCGGCGAAGACGTCAACGTCACCCAGGCCAGCGCCGACGCTGTCGTCGCCGAACTGGCGGACGTCACCGAATACCCGGACGTCACCCCGATCCGCCTGCCCCGTGGCACCAAGCTCACCGGCAGCGCCATCGAAATGGTGATGATCGGCGGCGAAGTCCCCGCCGGCTTTGGCTCCGGCCCCGTGGACATGCGCCTCACCAGCGACGCCACCGGCTACCTGGTGCCCAACCCCTACAACGTCCATAACCGAGCCGACGCCCTGCGCATCGTCCACCTGCTCATGGACGTGGGCATCGCCACCGAGGACCCGCGCGCCAACGGCGGCTTCACCCAGGACATCATGCACATCGAACTGGTGGGCGTGGCCGAAGTGGACACCGACGCCGGCGTCCTTAACCTGGACGCCGTCGGCATGGTGGAACCCAACATCCTCGGCCAGGAATACGGCTACGGCCTGCTCAGCTTCCAGCTGCAGTCCTACAAGGATCAGATGAACACCCCCACCGCCCCGGAAGACAAAACCGGCCCCACCCTGCAGAGCTGGACCCTGGGCACGGATACCATCACCGGCGAGGACAAGTCCCTGCTGGCCAAGCCGGGGGATCCGATTATTTTGAACTTTGATGAGCCGATCGATCCGCAGAGCGTGGAAGGCAATGTCACCCTCTATAAAACCGTGAACGGTGGAGCGGAAGAGGAAATGCCAGCGCAGGTGTATGTGGATGGCGCGGCGATCGTGGTGAAGCCGGAGGAGGATTTGGTTTATAGCCCGGAGAATAGCGAAACTCTCTATCGGCTAGAGATCAACAATCAAGTTAGTGATACTTTGGGCAACATCCTCACCACAACGCTGGAGAAGAGCTTCCAGCTACCAATGTTAGTTGAAAACAAGGAGATAATAATTCCACCGAGCCCCAGTGGCTTTTTAGATGATTTCATGAGCTCTCCAAAATCGCCCATTGTATTATCCGTATATCCCGGCTTCCCTTGCGCACTATCGGAGAATGATCGTGATCTAAGCATGAATTTCGCCGGACGTTGTGCCGGTGGCTTTCCTGGTATCGGAGAGGGCCCATCCCCTGAATTCCCAACACCCGGGACAGAGATCGATAACAAATCCAAAGACGATATCATTCCGGTAATTCCACTTCCTACCAACCACCCGATTATCGTTCAATTCTCTAAAAATATGGATACGGAGAGTATTAACAAAGACACCTTCTTCGTAGAAAAACTAAATCAGGACGGGCAAGTCCAAGGGACTGTTGAGGGCCAACTAGAAGCAACCTCCAGGCAAGTAAAGTTCATTCCCGAGGAACCCTGGGAGGAAGGGGCTCTCTATCGTTACACTCTATCTTCGTCAGGATATACGATTGCCGAAGACAGTACCGGGGCGCGCAAAATTTACGCAGCTGACAACTATCAATGCGGGGAGACTAGCATCTGTGACACTGAGGGACTGCCTCTCCAAACTCAGCCTATCGGTGAAACATCCATTTCTTATATCGGCCCGACAGGTGAACAACGAGACTACGCGGTCCTGACAACAGCTACAGCATACACAGCGGGCGGCCCGCCTATGGTTCAATTCTTTCGCGGCGCCCCGAAGAGAAATACAGTTATCCAAGTTCTGAGCACCCAACCCATATCCGATGTAAATGGTAATTTTTATCATGACTTTTCTAATATCGGAACAGCCAATGGAGACCCAAATGGGTTAGGAGAATACTTATTTAACGTTGAAGAGTATGGGCCAAGTGTCTTAGCCGATGATAGCAACCCCGACTTCGACCCCGGCGGACTGAAACCAGCCCCCAACAGCTCCAAGATCTTATCCAGATACGCCTCACAACCGGAGAACTTTGGTGCTGTCAAAGGACTAAACTTTGGGTGCTCCTACACGGGCATTCCCTTTGTAACCCCTTTAACTCCAATGGAGTGCCCTGAACACAAGTTTGCTTATCTCATCAGCGGTATGGTTGCAGAGGTTACAGATGTTGTTACCGATCAAGGATTGGAAGTAAAGATATGGCCATCCCAGGTATTGACTACTTCTCTTAATCTATACGCTCGAACCGCATTTCCAGCCTTTGATCTTCCGATACCGGGCTTTACAGGAGTTCAAATACTGAGGATGCGATTCGACGAAGACACGTCTTCACAATACCGAAATCGGCCAATTACAGGCTGGATTACGGAACAAGAAGGGAAGCTTATTATGAATGCAAGCCTGGACCTTTACGTGGATGCACCATCCGTACCCGAAACAGGCTTGCCCCCCTCAAACGATGGCAATACTACCAATGTTCGATCTTATCCTATAAGTATGAGTCTAACTGGTGGGATTAGTTTTATGGATGATGGCCGTATGGTTGTCGAGCAGTACAACACCGAAGATGTAGATATACTCATACGTTTCCATAACGCAAAAAATGGTACAGGCACAGGCTATGCCGACACTTTTATACCTGCCTATGGCAGTCGATTAAATTTCCTTTCAGAATCAATGAAATAG
- a CDS encoding Rpn family recombination-promoting nuclease/putative transposase — MDHDTGYKLLFSHPRMVRDFLEGFVSGEWLRTLDLDSLEKMNGSYVSDDLRSRHDDAVWRVRWGRDRVHLYLLLEFQSTVERFMPVRVHTYTGLLYQDLIRRHELDDNQKLPSVLPVVLYNGESRWRAPIHVRNLIQPGPAEFAGLQPEQAFLLLDQGAFDLDQLASMRNLVAALFRLEHHRSFAEVPQVLDDLINWLRPTELASLRHSFVAWLYRRLPQWMPGVTIPQMLNLQEIQEMTRNSAQEWKDMHHQAGLQEGLVNEARNILRRQLVRRFGSLSERIEAKLNGASREQLEDWIDRPYEVEELEDVFR, encoded by the coding sequence ATGGATCACGATACCGGTTACAAGCTGCTGTTCTCTCATCCGAGGATGGTCAGGGATTTTCTTGAGGGATTCGTCTCCGGAGAGTGGCTCAGGACACTGGATCTGGATTCCCTGGAAAAGATGAACGGCAGCTATGTCAGTGATGATCTGCGCAGCCGTCACGATGACGCGGTCTGGCGGGTGCGATGGGGACGGGACAGGGTTCATCTCTATCTGCTGCTGGAATTTCAATCCACCGTGGAACGGTTTATGCCGGTACGGGTTCATACCTACACCGGATTGCTGTACCAGGATCTCATTCGCCGCCATGAGCTGGATGACAACCAGAAGCTCCCCTCCGTTCTGCCAGTCGTGCTGTATAATGGAGAATCCCGTTGGCGGGCTCCGATTCATGTCCGGAATTTGATTCAGCCAGGCCCGGCGGAGTTTGCGGGACTTCAGCCAGAGCAGGCTTTTCTGCTTTTGGACCAAGGCGCTTTTGATCTGGATCAACTGGCATCAATGCGCAACTTGGTCGCCGCTCTGTTCCGTCTGGAGCATCATCGCTCCTTTGCCGAGGTGCCCCAGGTTCTTGATGATTTGATAAACTGGCTGCGCCCAACGGAACTGGCGAGCCTACGGCACAGCTTCGTAGCGTGGTTGTACCGCCGGCTGCCCCAATGGATGCCGGGCGTAACAATTCCTCAAATGCTGAACTTGCAGGAGATTCAGGAGATGACGCGCAACAGTGCACAGGAATGGAAAGACATGCACCACCAGGCTGGCTTGCAAGAGGGGCTCGTCAACGAAGCCCGTAATATCCTGCGACGCCAACTGGTGCGACGCTTCGGCTCTCTTTCCGAACGTATTGAAGCCAAGTTGAACGGCGCCAGCCGAGAACAGCTGGAGGACTGGATCGACCGGCCTTACGAGGTGGAAGAGCTGGAAGACGTCTTTCGCTGA
- a CDS encoding putative solute-binding protein encodes MKRTALYLLTPLLIALSLPTLAEPIKRKVCVFDIVGNAGPIMNSARDWKTTALSWGLDVELLPYTSELIATEDLKAGVCDAALVTGIRARGFNKFAGTIDAIGAVPSMDHLRIISQVLASPKMADKLEGGNYSVAGFAPAGPAYIFVNDRKINTLDKAAGKKVAVLEYDETQAGLVSQVGATPVDSDVTNFSTKFNNGSVDVIFAPLAVYQALELYKGLSPDGGIIDYPLVQLTLQVIAKTDRFPKEMFQKSRSYFYENFDRFRQQVEQESKAVDSKWWVKIPDEDKAEYELMMQEARDQLRDQGYYDADMLTIMRKIRCKLDASRAECT; translated from the coding sequence ATGAAAAGAACCGCGTTGTACTTGCTTACCCCTCTGCTCATCGCTCTCTCCCTGCCCACCCTGGCGGAGCCGATCAAGCGTAAAGTGTGTGTGTTCGACATCGTCGGCAACGCCGGGCCGATCATGAACAGCGCCCGCGACTGGAAAACCACCGCGCTGTCCTGGGGCCTGGATGTGGAACTGCTGCCCTACACCAGTGAGCTGATCGCCACCGAGGACCTGAAGGCCGGTGTCTGTGACGCCGCTCTGGTGACCGGGATCCGCGCCCGCGGGTTCAATAAGTTCGCCGGTACCATCGATGCCATCGGTGCCGTGCCCAGCATGGATCACTTGCGCATCATCTCCCAGGTTCTGGCCAGCCCGAAGATGGCGGACAAGCTGGAAGGCGGCAACTACTCCGTCGCCGGTTTCGCTCCGGCGGGCCCCGCTTATATCTTCGTCAATGATCGCAAGATCAATACGCTGGACAAGGCCGCTGGCAAGAAAGTGGCGGTGTTGGAATACGATGAAACTCAGGCCGGCCTGGTGTCGCAGGTGGGCGCCACGCCGGTGGACTCCGATGTCACCAATTTCTCCACCAAATTCAACAACGGCTCGGTGGATGTGATCTTCGCGCCCCTGGCGGTCTATCAGGCCCTGGAATTATATAAGGGGCTCTCTCCCGATGGCGGCATCATCGACTACCCGCTGGTGCAACTGACCCTGCAGGTTATCGCTAAAACCGACCGTTTTCCCAAAGAGATGTTCCAGAAATCACGCAGCTATTTTTATGAAAACTTCGACCGCTTCCGGCAGCAGGTGGAACAGGAATCAAAGGCGGTGGACTCAAAATGGTGGGTGAAGATCCCCGATGAAGACAAAGCGGAATACGAATTGATGATGCAGGAAGCCCGCGACCAGCTCCGTGATCAAGGCTATTACGATGCGGACATGCTGACCATCATGCGCAAGATCCGCTGCAAACTGGACGCCTCCCGGGCCGAGTGCACCTGA
- a CDS encoding transposase: MSSKERVLLQGVPHYVVHKTRDGSPIFRTTVDFNYCERQLLELRREYEVEIHAWCLLPGEVHLLITPTGRATEVSRFMKGLSCRTALFFKKIHGEESPWESRFLSTPVQPSQWVLTIMRMIELLPVTRGLVQKINQYAHSSLRMRCEKTQTSWLDDPEEYLRLGQDRDERRLAYRDYLRLGNNPKEVDFIVNAVTRGLVTGSDRFIREVAEKYGERVYGRPRGRPRKKPRQDSDGPPGDDSEE; encoded by the coding sequence ATGAGCAGCAAGGAACGCGTTTTGCTGCAAGGTGTCCCTCACTATGTAGTGCATAAAACCCGAGACGGCAGCCCGATCTTTCGCACCACGGTGGACTTCAACTACTGCGAGCGGCAATTGTTGGAGTTACGCAGAGAGTACGAAGTCGAGATCCACGCCTGGTGCCTGCTGCCCGGCGAAGTCCATTTGTTGATCACCCCCACCGGGCGAGCCACGGAAGTGTCCCGCTTCATGAAGGGCTTGTCCTGTCGCACCGCGCTGTTCTTCAAGAAGATCCATGGGGAAGAGTCGCCCTGGGAAAGCCGCTTCCTGTCCACGCCGGTACAGCCCAGCCAGTGGGTACTGACCATCATGCGTATGATCGAACTGCTGCCGGTGACACGGGGACTGGTGCAGAAGATCAACCAATACGCCCACAGCAGCCTGCGCATGCGTTGCGAGAAGACTCAGACGAGTTGGCTGGACGACCCGGAAGAGTACCTGCGTTTGGGACAAGACCGGGATGAGCGGCGCCTCGCTTACCGGGATTACCTGCGGCTGGGTAATAATCCGAAGGAAGTGGACTTCATTGTCAACGCGGTTACCCGGGGGCTGGTCACCGGTTCGGATCGCTTTATCCGTGAGGTGGCGGAAAAGTACGGCGAGCGGGTCTATGGCCGGCCCCGGGGAAGACCCAGGAAGAAACCGAGGCAGGACAGCGACGGCCCCCCGGGCGACGACAGTGAAGAATAG
- a CDS encoding type II secretion system protein N, whose translation MNRPTLIAVLGRAGRYLISLALLGVLVYLVVWTAGLLIHGPKPPERMSADGLPVTASAQDLALTKAEIAGWNLFGEHLSESGTAKAHSDAPETRMKLTLLGVFHNRVDEHGWAIIQPEGGDAGLYHVGDELVRGATLNALRVDHVLLKRGGRLEKLPLLDWESMPGIVASAEPAPDDKEGDDSEVEKLLSDREKAMKTMGVEPVSPETANGYRVIDDEGDLVKKFGFQKGDVIFSANGYPLGTKEDDLLARRSVVDSGIGEIIVRRGSKEFLIEYRTGKSDIRGMAALSTKKTEGG comes from the coding sequence ATGAATCGTCCCACTCTGATCGCCGTGCTGGGCCGGGCCGGGCGTTATCTGATATCGCTGGCGCTGCTTGGCGTGCTGGTGTACCTGGTGGTATGGACCGCGGGATTGCTGATCCACGGTCCCAAGCCGCCGGAACGGATGTCGGCGGATGGCCTTCCCGTAACCGCGTCCGCGCAAGATCTGGCGCTGACAAAGGCGGAGATCGCGGGCTGGAATCTGTTCGGCGAGCACCTGTCCGAGAGCGGCACGGCCAAAGCGCATTCCGATGCACCAGAGACGCGGATGAAACTCACCTTGCTCGGCGTTTTCCATAACCGGGTGGACGAGCACGGCTGGGCGATCATCCAGCCGGAAGGTGGCGACGCAGGGCTATATCACGTGGGCGATGAGCTGGTCCGTGGCGCCACACTGAATGCCTTACGGGTGGATCACGTGCTGCTTAAGCGGGGAGGGCGCCTGGAGAAGCTGCCGCTACTGGATTGGGAGTCGATGCCGGGCATCGTGGCCTCGGCGGAGCCGGCGCCGGATGACAAGGAAGGCGACGATTCGGAAGTGGAAAAGCTGCTGAGTGACCGGGAAAAGGCCATGAAAACCATGGGAGTTGAACCGGTGAGCCCGGAGACGGCCAATGGCTACCGGGTAATCGATGACGAGGGCGACCTGGTCAAGAAGTTCGGTTTCCAAAAAGGCGACGTTATCTTTTCCGCCAATGGCTATCCGCTGGGTACCAAGGAAGACGATCTGCTGGCCCGCCGCTCCGTGGTGGATAGCGGCATCGGCGAGATCATCGTCAGGCGGGGAAGCAAGGAATTTCTGATCGAGTATCGCACCGGCAAGAGCGATATTCGAGGCATGGCGGCTCTGTCCACAAAAAAAACCGAGGGCGGCTAG